In Lotus japonicus ecotype B-129 chromosome 5, LjGifu_v1.2, one genomic interval encodes:
- the LOC130717881 gene encoding 2-methyl-6-phytyl-1,4-hydroquinone methyltransferase, chloroplastic-like, with amino-acid sequence MASVMLCGTEKLALLSTRTPYANGFGFTGSDLHGKSFPKLSFTATARVPNSRRTMVVPRCSVSASRPSSQPRFIQHKKEAFWFYRFLSIVYDHVINPGHWTEDMRDDALEPADLSNRNMIVVDVGGGTGFTTLGIVKHVDAKNVTILDQSPHQLAKAKQKEPLKECKIIEGDAEDLPFRTDYADRYVSAGSIEYWPDPQRGIKEAYRVLKIGGKACLIGPVYPTFWLSRFFADVWMLFPKEEEYIEWFEKAGFKDVQLKRIGPKWYRGVRRHGLIMGCSVTGVKPASGDSPLQLGPKQEDVKEPVKPFVFFLRFLLGVLAASWFVLVPIYMWLKDQIVPKSQPI; translated from the exons ATGGCTTCTGTAATGCTATGTGGAACTGAAAAGCTTGCACTTTTGAGTACCAGAACCCCATATGCAAATGGGTTTGGTTTCACAGGTTCAGATTTGCACGGGAAGAGCTTCCCCAAATTGAGTTTCACTGCTACTGCTAGGGTTCCCAATTCTAGGAGGACAATGGTAGTACCTAGGTGCAGTGTCTCGGCTTCGCGGCCGAGCTCGCAACCGAGGTTTATCCAGCACAAGAAAGAGGCGTTTTGGTTCTATAGGTTCCTGTCAATTGTGTATGACCATGTTATAAACCCTGGTCACTGGACTGAGGACATGAGGGATGATGCTCTTGAACCTGCTGATCTTAGTAATAGGAACATGATAGTTGTGGATGTTGGTGGCGGCACCGGTTTCACCACATTGGGGATTGTTAAGCATGTGGATGCGAAGAATGTTACCATTCTTGATCAGTCACCTCACCAGCTTGCTAAAGCTAAGCAAAAGGAGCCGCTTAAGGAGTGTAAGATAATTGAAGGGGATGCTGAGGATCTCCCTTTTCGAACTGATTACGCGGATAGATATGTTTCCGCAGGAAG TATTGAGTACTGGCCGGATCCGCAGCGAGGTATCAAGGAAGCATACAGGGTTCTGAAAATTGGGGGCAAAGCATGTTTAATTGGTCCGGTCTACCCTACATTTTGGTTGTCGCGCTTCTTTGCAGATGTTTGGATGCTTTTCCCAAAGGAAGAAGAGTATATTGAGTGGTTTGAAAAGGCAGGGTTTAAGGATGTCCAACTAAAAAGGATTGGTCCAAAGTGGTATCGTGGGGTTCGCCGTCATGGCTTGATCATGGGTTGTTCGGTGACTGGTGTTAAGCCCGCATCTGGAGATTCTCCTTTGCAG CTTGGTCCGAAGCAAGAAGATGTTAAAGAGCCTGTAAAACCTTTTGTTTTCTTCCTGCGCTTTCTTTTGGGAGTCCTGGCTGCTTCATGGTTTGTATTGGTTCCTATTTACATGTGGCTCAAAGATCAGATTGTTCCGAAATCTCAGCCAATCTAA